Part of the Carassius auratus strain Wakin linkage group LG28B, ASM336829v1, whole genome shotgun sequence genome, acacacacatacacacacagagagagtacATATGTCATGCTCAAAACGACATGAAGTCTCTCAAATTTCCGAGCATGACAACTGAAGGTTTATTATGTGGCCTTGAGACGGAAGCCATGACTAAAGCGAAGCATCGCATAAAAGACATTCACAGCGCAGCTCCCATTTCAATTCATAACTTCTATACAGTGGTGACCATTAATCAAAGATGCCCAAACTATTTAGCTGATGCATGAAAATTCAAGTTTCGCACAGCATTTTCAGTGAAATATGATTTGGATTACTCAGTCTGTAATTTAGCCAACAGCCTTTTCGGCTTGAATCTGACAGActgaaatataatacatttttcgctagtaaagaaaaaaaaaatactacattgttttattgaatatttctgaatattttcaGTGTTCCGGTAAATTAGTTCCCTAAAGAAAATCCTTTCACGTCACGTAACgtcacgtcacacacacacacacaaaaaaaatatatatatataaaaaaaattgccttaCATTTTTGATTCCAGTTAAATAAGTAGAGATATAAAAATCGTGGCTAACATCGCTAACATGCCTACAGACTTGTAGTACATTACTAATAAATGCCCATTTTAAAAGCACACTATAGTTTGAAAGGCCATTGCCAAATAGAGTGGTCACCCATGCATTTATTTGTCCACCAAGAATAAATCTGTTAGCTAAATGATTGTACGTAACAAATCTTTACATCTCTCTTTAGTGTCAATGTAGTGTGGattattgatgtttttatcagatgtttggacactcattctgacggcacccattatcTCCAGAGGAGATATGAACAAGTCCTTAATgcacaagtgatgtaatgctaaatttctcaaaaactcatctgatgaagaatcaaactTCTATattaaattttgggtgaactaggcttctcctttataaatatatatatatatatatattgtttggaaAAATCTTTAACACAACCTCTCATGGCTTGCTTTACATTTACTATTAGTCATTTTGCTTCAGTTTTTAAaatgcactcaaaaaaataataatgaaaaagtcatatttaaacaatttattttatttatttttctccacaAATAAAACAGTAATGAGTCATTTCACGATTGGAATCACTTCTACAGCAGAAGCATTATTTCAGCAGACTATACAGAGCAACCTCAGACTGAAAGACACATGACTGAAGCTCTGGGTGCTGCTAATAAATTACAGGTCGGCGATCGGCTTGTACGGCCAGTATGGATGCTTCGCCTTGTCCAGCTTGGTCTCCGGGAAGGTGTTGTTGAGATCTTCTATGGTCATTTGATCGAAAGGAATCATGTTCCTGAACTTCTCAAGCTGCCAAGGACAAACAGTCAGACGGGAAAAATGATTAAATGCTTCAAAATGTTGAATTCGATCAAATCCAATCATAGTATTATGTTTCTCGGACTATTCAATATTAATTGGGCCACAGCAAGCAATCATAACTTCTTATAGATTAATGATATGGGTTCATGTTCTGGTCCATCTGCACAAACATGAAATGGGTTGGCGCTTGCATGcactttttttacttaatttaataattttagcagttTATTCCAGTCTATCAACACGATACAATGACGCTGCAGGTTGAACTTACAATCTTCTCATACTCTGCAATACGAGCTTTAGATGCTTCCAAGTAAGCAGCTGCGGTTTTGCTCTGAAATACATCAAGAGACACAACAAATTTCTGTGTGTTGATTTCATCAACAACGTGAAAACGATTCAGAGCAAAAACATGAATACTGAAAAGGTTTAGCTGCTGTATGAGGGGATACTCACAGCTTCCTGCTCCTGGGCGTCAATCTTTGCTGTCTGAGTGTCCACTGGCTCAGGGACCGACAATGCAGCGAACTGTAGATTGAGAAACAGAAGCATATAAGACACATAGCAGAGCGAGAAACTGAGACACTGAGAATCCACTGGATCTCACCTTCTTCTCAAACTCATCCACCATGCCTGCTTTGGCCACAACACTCCTGTAATGACTCCAATCGATGGCAGCTGGTTTCTCTGGCAAGGATGAAAGTCTGCAAGTAAAAACAGTTGGGCACAAATAATAACTGACTTGTTTGGTGTGAAATTTTAGTTTCTGAAATTTGCTAAATCTATATCTAAATCCAAAAACCTGGGTTTGTGTAATTCAGCATTTATTCACATTTCTATATTTGCTAAATGGTAATTTTTAAAAGATGTCTTTTATCTTTACCAATGCTTGGtttatcaaatatacagtaaatcagtaatattgtgaaatatgattacaatttaaaacagcagtttttttttttttaatgtgaatctaatttaaatataaattatttctgtgaagcaaagctgaattttcagcatcattactctagcaCAGCGGTTCCCAACTCAGTTCAGTCCTCGTGACCCCCTGCTCtgcatattttcaatatatataatcagctcattagaagtgagctctgtgGATGATCTGTGTACCCATTGACACAGTCCCTACACgctgttcattgctccctactccttGACCAGGGGAAATCTGTAGAAGTTTACCTCACTGcagaacattcattcacggatttgtGCTGCACAACGTCTTCATACATGGACAAGTGAGACATCATATACCATATTCACAAATGCGTAaacaatgttttgatatattaaacaaaacgttaaattaagtgaaattatttaaataataaaaaggtaccgtatttttcggactataagtcgcactggactataaatcgcatttattcagaaccaagaaccaagagaaaacattaccgtctacagccacgagagggcgccatctcgtggctggagacggtgatgatttctcttggttcatttctctaggttcatgtcaaattaattttgataagtcacacctgactgtaagtcgcaggaccagccaaactatgaaaaaaaaagtgacttatagtctggaaaatacagtacttaaatgtgaaattaaaaccgccaggaGGTAGCAGCAAgtcatatttaataaacaagtcaTTGAGCTTGAACCGAATCATTTcaatgtcatgttgctcagagacacaaaacagtgATATggctttattttgaattatttttgtgGTCGAAATTGtgcaaaaacaggcaatatggtgactaaaaagttgtaaaaaaataaataaaaaagattatcacatttgtaatcatgaCAATTTTTGGAGAAAAAATTATTACTGTGAAATGTATTATCTATATGAAgtggtataaatatatacattttctgcccccatgtcttgaatttgtgatcattctgaatgtattttaataaactgaatcatgcagtgaaagagCAGACTGTAAATGCACACTAGACTTCATGTAATGCCTGCACTCTTCAGGTATTTTGAATGCTTTTTGCGTCGTGAGAATATTCAGCAAAACAGCTCACTTGTCTTGATAGGTTAACTATTTCATGTTATGGATAAACTAAACATTCAGAATTTGTACCTCGGTGTGTTTCTTTTGAGTTTCTTTATGTGCGTGGTTACACTCACTTCTCACAAAGAGACAGACTGAGCCTCAACAGTGCGACCTTGATAACACAAATACACTATCCATTATCAATCACCGTTTACACTTAATTTAGGCAAATAAAATTACAAGAATCATTCTTGCAATTCGATGCATCGctggttattttgtatttattaaaaaaaaaaattgtcacatgTTTTAATCAGGCTAtctgtgcaaataaaaaaattaaacattttaaactagctAGAAGCCTGATCAGCTATAGTTCTACCTTTATTATTATGAACATTAAGAAGGTCGTTCGACCTGTATTCTGCTAACTTACCATGTTGCTCTCTGATGATACAGTAActtaattgaatgtgtccttaAGGATTAAAAGTATTAATCCTGAACGGCAGTGTATCACGGTCtccacaaaactattaagcatcacaaataatcttttttttttttttggagcagcaaatcggcaaatttgaaaataaattggatttttaaatacattcaaatagaaaactatggTTTCAAATTGTAATATGTAACTTAATGTTGTAATCATAtcagaaaaataacatttttgtctaATATTGTCTGGACAACAGAACTGGCTCTGACTGGACCGAGACAAACTTCAAAACCAACCTTTGtagaaaaatatttgaaacaagGTCCACAAGTACTGatttaatatcttaaaaaaaaaaaaaaactgctaaagaAAAGTCTTTATCCCCCAACAATCAGTCTACACTTATCACCAGGACAGTCCACTGACCTGCACCTGACCTGTGGGGTTTCGCTCAAGGGCAGTGATGATGATGGTTTATGTATCGCCCtttgatggtaaaaaaaaaaaaaaacacaaaacccaGCACAGGTTTGAAACCACTGTGGTAATAAACAGTGTGCTAGTGGAGATTGTGTGTTTGATCCGCAGTCAGACTCACTTAGCTGCGATGGAGTCACTGCGGGTCTTCAAGCTGTTGAACATGGCCCTCTGGTTCGGTGGGACCCTCTCCGCAAAAGCCACCCAATCGATGGCCTTCACTGCTGCACGGCGACCTGCCATCTCTCTGCTCCTGGCAAAACATTTCAGGCAGACATGGCTATTGAGAATGACAAAATATCTTTCACAGGTTTAACAAACTGCACCAACTGCACGCAAAGCAAACTGTTGGGCCAACTGGTGTAATacgaatttaaatgtttttttttttatatatatatatatatatatatataatatttaacatttttattggaAGCCAAGTACTTAATGTTAAACAGATTAACATTCTCAACATGTAACCTTACATCAAATCGGTCACAgttcaccaacacacacacacacacactgagaaagACTGACACCAGCCAAGTGGCTCTAACTTGGCATACTGAAGCAGAAGAAAAAACGTTTTCGCATTTAAATAGATTTCTCAAGTCAACTGTATCCCGATTTATCAGGAATTATGCTAATAAGAACATATGCAActaaaagtacagtacagttccTTCTGTACACAAGTGAACAAGACAAGGTCAGCGTAGGCTTATATAAGATAAACACGAATATAACCAGCCCCAAAGCGCGTCATTTCTCATAAACGGGCAAGATAAAacctaatgtttatttttttgttcaaatgaaaacaaacGGCGCCTTAATATTTGTCAAATGACTGAATTTGGACACGTACTTACTGCTCGAGGATCAAACCGCTGCAATGACAGAAGCGCGATGATGATGGCGGCCGGAGAGCGGAAGCGAGCATAAGAAACCCGCGCTCGCTCGCGACACCCAGCGGACGGGAGACAACACCACACTGCGACAGACACCGCTCATCACTCTCAGATCGTGCAGCTTTCAAGTCAGACAAAGACTGATAAaatgttcaagttcaagtctgttttattgtcactttccacatgtacagtacatacatacagagaatcgaaattgcgttactctcagaccccggtgcatacagataacattaacattaaagcctaaaaaatataactagatcaaatataaaatgtagatacaattatacaataagggaattataaaaaaaaaagacatataataaaaataaaagttaaaaataaagttaaataaagcagcgcacggtaaatgacagatatagtgcaaatcaattaAGTGAACATTGATTTGTACTTTTATTAgaacaaatgtacttttattagAACAAAATTGAAGTCAAATGGCCAGctcttttaagaaaaaaagacattaagattttttttagatacattaagtctaaaatatgaaaataattagttCATTAGGCTATATTATTAAAGAATTTTAggtacctttattttatttttgaaataattatttcacaTATTTACACTAAACTCTTTCAATGTccatcatttttttaaagatcatccCCTACTGGcagaattaataaaacacaagatAATCTGATTATCTGAAACAAAGTAaaatttgcttgtgtgtgtgtgtttgtgtgtgtgtgtgtgtgtgtgtgtgtgtgtgtgtgtgtgtgtgtgtgtgtgtgtgtgtgtgtgtgtgtgtgtgtgtgtgtttgaagtgcataaaaagaaatcatttttaagccatttaagcattacttaaaaaaaatacactcatctttgtatatatttatgaaaaatatcacatttatattacatttatattaaaatttatatataaattctatgactataaatgtatacatgcacatataaattacatgtaaattcatgtaaatgttttcacaatatattttgtatgtCTGTGTATCTATATATACCTAAATATTCACAACACACacttatattatgtaaacaaacacttttatataggctatattatcGTAACTTATATAttagtgtgtgtatgagagagtgtgtggtTGTTATCAGTAGGCTACATTTCAGTGTTTGAAAATATATAGGTGCAGTAATCCACACACAAGCTAAAGAGAACAGCTGTTTAAAAGTTATCTGATATCAAAATGCTAGAACACTTAATGCTCACCACCAGAATGACACAGCAACACAAACTGTATAAAACACAGTCTTCTATATCATTCTGTATTGACCTCTTGGACCCTGCAGCCTCAAATtaggacattatatttttgtgaatttgtaTGAGACTGTACATGCCACAGTTTTAAGtgtggatgtcctgtacagagcacattcagggctgcAGAGATACATGTTTcaccatgaccactccctctccttggtcatcaACTATGTCTAAAATAaatttagtgacactcttatggaaatatgataatattttgtaattatcatttaaatctgtctaatttttCAATTGTGTGTCATATATCAACATCAGGAAAATCAACTCAGTAAAATGATATGGGGTTTCATATCAAAATATGAATTACGAAACAGGATGTTGATTCCATACATATatgaggacaccgggactaaTTTTGAagacataacaaatgaatagggaaagaaattatttcaatattctatgaaatattatatattaatatgaaaatcCTGGCAGTTACTACTCCCATTATTAcccttttttttcattacatgttgccccaaaaacacatgaatatgcaaatagatttagtttatatgtatataaggagAAAGCCCGTTTATggtcattttacacacattttgtagaaagaaaattatatatttaatcattcttttataacatagttgagaatcatctttatacaaagttttgaaaaaaatctggaataattaaattgtattggtgataaaaaataaaaaaataattgtttttgccTATGTATGTTCATTCATGTATAAAGAAATTGAGTCCCGATGTCCATACCAAGGACATTGCATAACTTATGAatgaaatatctttaaaataataataataataataataataattagtaattacatttattttaatagcctactgtaaataatgtaaaaacatggggggaataaataaataaatgcattttcctaaaacttttctttttctcGGGTCTTTAgagcttaatattttaatatttaacattatattaggCTAGTGTACTCTTATTTTACTTTTAACCTCATAGTGGTGACCGGGAGAAGTCGTAGGCTATAACTAccaaacatcaacaaaaatatgGTATGAAAAAGCAAAACATCATACAGTGTCTTATCATGACGGGATGCTCTCCGCATTGACGTGGATGCCATTGGCCACACTGTCGGTCGTCAGAGTCCGACAGCGTCCGACAGTAGTAGCCTAGCTACCGTCACGAGTTGGGTCTAATCccgtccgtctctctctctctctctctctctctctctctctctctctctctctctctctctctctctcagtcccgCGGGCCACGGGGCGTGCGGTCAACAGCTCACACGAGGACCACTCAGCGTCAAGTATGCTACAGATGTCATCTACCTCCTAAAGGTGAGGGGGAAACATATTGgtgtttatttggtttatttcGCATTCAGCCGGACATAATGACCTGCTGGCTGCTTTATTGGAGTTCATGCTGAGCTACAGATGACTGACTGTAAATGAAGCAGGCGTGTTGTTTTCATCTCTTGACCTCAGCTTTATTTGAGTTACTAGGATTTGCAGTATAAAGGTAAGATAACTGATGATCTAGATACTTTATATCGTGAATTAAGGCACTTTAATTGTGTTATGATACAATGAATCAGGCTGCTCGCGCTGTGCTGAAAGCACCGATAGCCTGCGGCGCGTTCAAGTTCTAGCTTGTCAAGCCGCTCTCATGGGGACAGGTGAACAAAATATGAAGCGCGTGAACGAAAACAAATAATTCACGGTCGTCGAGACTGTTACTCAAAATGCGCAACGGTCCGTACAGGTAATCGGTGCTTTTCAGAAACTGATTGCGTTATCTGCAGAAGCAATGCAGAAAGGTTATTTTGTCCTGGTGCTGCCTAAAAGAGACCTAGCTGCGGTAAAGTAGCCTATGGTGAATATCAATATGATGAAGTAGGCTAGGCCTATGAATACAATTTTaagtagtatttaaaaaaaaaatctgtttcaaagAAGGTGaagtgaatatgaataaaaaaatggactgtaaagataataataataataataataataataataataataaataaataaaaaacagctgatgactttaaaaccaatttaaaaaaaaattcactaatgcattaaaaaaaaaatgtaaatgcaaaaattcAGAAACCTTAAGATCAATACTGCTTTGTTTATAATCCTAaccttaatataatatatatataaaaaaaaaaatttttttttttcgcaggACAACATGTCTCTCAGTGTTCGACACAAACAGTGATCTAAAAGATATTAGTTACTCAGCactcacaatacacacacatagttGTGTGGCTGAATGATTGTGACAGTTTACATGAATTTAAAAGCAGAAAAGTCGCTGTTTAGATGTAAATAAGCAAATACCGAATACTGAGTCTAGGATTGGATCATTATCACAATGATTAATATGTTTCTGGCATGTTGTATGTTTGGTAATAATTCAAATCCTTTAACACTATAACTGATGTAAAGTGTAGCTTTTATTTCTCACACAGTCATGTCAGACAACATTCCCTTGTACATAGACAATGTCAAGATTCATTAGACCCAAATTTGTGAAATAGTGGTTCAGTCATCATGATCAATCATTTTCACACATAAATTGGTCACCACAAAGTCCTGACCTTAACCCTTTTGAAAGTCTCCGGGATGTGATGCAGTTGACTTTAAAGAAGTTTGAATCTCCCTTTGACAATACAAGATTGTTATTTTTTCAATCCAAAATATAAACCCATGTGTTTAGATAGTACTGTAATAGATGATAATGTGCTTGTCTCATCCCTGTAGACGTTTGAGTGAGGAGACATTATGACGGAGGGTGTGGAGGTTCATCAGGTCCAGACAAGCATCGCAGATGCTGCCACAACCTCTGTAGCACGGAGCAGGACGTCCTCTATGCAGGCCGTGGAAACAGATCCTGGGTCTGAGGAGCCGGACCAACAGGAAGAGGCCTCCTCCAGTTTTCACTCCACCGGAGGAGCGGAGGACAGCAGCGGTGGCCCGGTGGCCCCTGATGGTGGCTGGGGCTGGGTGGTTGTTGCTGCTACCGTTCTGGTCTTAGCGATGACTCTGGCTTTCCCTTCTTGCATCGGGATATTTTACACAGACTTGCAGAACGACTTCAAAGCCAGCAACACTGAAACGTCATGGGTGCCAGCCATCATGATGGCAGTGCTGCATGCAGGCGGTAGGGAGCTGATTCATGTGTTTGATCCATTAGTTCATCCACGCTTTGTTACGCATTCACCCGCACCACAGGGTCATGTACAGTCTCCGAAAAACACTTCTATCAGGTTACTGTACTTAATTGGCTGTGCAACACTGATCTGTTtcacaacatgaaacattagcacaCAAAGAGCTCAGAGGATAGCAGCGGGAGTTTGGCCTTCTTAAGTGAGATTCTGAATTGTAAGGAGTGTGCATTGATGTATCACTTCACAGTGAAATTTACCCAGCTATTGTACACCATCCCAATCACTTAAGGAAAAGTCGACATGGTGAAACGGATTTGGGGGGCAGGCATTTTTATTCAGCTTAATGCAGCTCATTCATCGCTTCTAGGCAGCTACACTTGAGGACAAAGTACACCAGATATGCAATCCGTTTCCATTGTTACATAACAGAAAAGGCACAAATCATACACACTGTATTCGATTGAAATCACATTTATCTCCATAAATCCCATTTATCCCCACAATGTCAAAAATGTCAGGTTTCACTTGTGGGGATTTAC contains:
- the LOC113067699 gene encoding ATP synthase subunit d, mitochondrial-like isoform X2 — translated: MAGRRAAVKAIDWVAFAERVPPNQRAMFNSLKTRSDSIAAKLSSLPEKPAAIDWSHYRSVVAKAGMVDEFEKKFAALSVPEPVDTQTAKIDAQEQEASKTAAAYLEASKARIAEYEKILEKFRNMIPFDQMTIEDLNNTFPETKLDKAKHPYWPYKPIADL
- the LOC113067699 gene encoding ATP synthase subunit d, mitochondrial-like isoform X1 produces the protein MLASALRPPSSSRFCHCSGLILEQSREMAGRRAAVKAIDWVAFAERVPPNQRAMFNSLKTRSDSIAAKLSSLPEKPAAIDWSHYRSVVAKAGMVDEFEKKFAALSVPEPVDTQTAKIDAQEQEASKTAAAYLEASKARIAEYEKILEKFRNMIPFDQMTIEDLNNTFPETKLDKAKHPYWPYKPIADL